The region TGCTGGTATTGAACCACAGGATTATTTAACTGATAGAGTAGAATATGAAAATTATTTTCCTGGATTTATTGAACTTACTGTTGATAAAAAACTTGTTGAAAAAGAAAAAATCAACTTTAATCTATTAGATTTAGAATCAAAACCTTTTCCCAACACATATTTTGACTTAAATGATGGAAATTATTATAGATATTCTGAAAAGGAAAAATCCCTAATTAAATTAGAAGTTTCTTATTTTACCGAAGTTTTTGGAATAACCCCATTAAATAGAGAGCAAATTTTTGCATTTGATGCTTTATTAAACGACGAAATTCCTCTCGTCACATTGGTTGGAAGTGCAGGTACCGGTAAAACACTATTAGCTTTAGCTGTTGGATTAAACAAAGTTTTAGAAGAAAAACAATATAAAAAATTATTAGTTTCAAAACCTATTGTTCCTGTAGGCAAGGATATCGGTTATCTTCCCGGATCTATACAAGAAAAAATGAAACCATGGTTACAACCTATATATGATAATTTGGATTTTTTATTTCAAGGAAAAGGAAAAAAACCTGGTGAATATTTAGAAAAAAGGGATATTTTAGAAATCGAAGTGTTGTCATATATTAGAGGTAGGTCAATCCCTCAGCAATATATGATAATTGATGAAGCACAAAACCTTACACCTCATGAAATAAAAACAATAATAACTAGAGTTGGTGAAAATACAAAAATAGTTTTAACAGGTGACCCTTTTCAAATAGATAATCCATATTTAGGCTTTTCTTCAAATGGTTTAATTTATGTATCTTCAAAATTTAAAGATTCTAACTTGGCCGCTCATATATATTTATTAA is a window of Marinitoga hydrogenitolerans DSM 16785 DNA encoding:
- a CDS encoding PhoH family protein, whose product is MIKNYVLDTNVLIHDPKAIFNFEDNNVIIPFPVLEEIDNLKTRGERTGAAAREINRVLDNLRKQGNLRTGIKLENGGILRIMTLEENGVKIPHYLGKKMDDWILLYALELKKESKIPTYLVTKDLNLRIKAEAAGIEPQDYLTDRVEYENYFPGFIELTVDKKLVEKEKINFNLLDLESKPFPNTYFDLNDGNYYRYSEKEKSLIKLEVSYFTEVFGITPLNREQIFAFDALLNDEIPLVTLVGSAGTGKTLLALAVGLNKVLEEKQYKKLLVSKPIVPVGKDIGYLPGSIQEKMKPWLQPIYDNLDFLFQGKGKKPGEYLEKRDILEIEVLSYIRGRSIPQQYMIIDEAQNLTPHEIKTIITRVGENTKIVLTGDPFQIDNPYLGFSSNGLIYVSSKFKDSNLAAHIYLLKGERSELATKAAELL